Proteins from a genomic interval of Chelonoidis abingdonii isolate Lonesome George chromosome 7, CheloAbing_2.0, whole genome shotgun sequence:
- the TMEM53 gene encoding transmembrane protein 53 isoform X1, with amino-acid sequence MGQELDCTDRAAAGGPRHTSPEMGNKNDWPVVILLGWAGCRDKHLAKYSTIYHQKGCTVIRYTAPWKMTFFAESFGIRSLRTPARKLLELLFDYKIEKKPLLFHVFSNGGVMLYRYTLELIHTHGQFSSLKVVGTIFDSAPGRRNVTGSLRALAAVLGSTNVLLKYCLLLVFTVLVVMLRILLYPVTRFFHETHYDALLKGPSKWPELYLYSKGDRIILASDIEHMIEARRQHSVAVRAVDFADSAHVSHLLAYPSYYMSLCTSFMYDCVGRS; translated from the exons atggggcaggagctggaCTGTACCGATCGAGCTGCCGCCGGGGGGCCGCGCC ACACTAGTCCAGAGATGGGAAACAAAAATGACTGGCCTGTGGTAATTCtgctggggtgggctggctgcCGTGATAAACACCTGGCAAAATACAGCACCATCTACCATCAGAAG GGGTGCACAGTTATCCGCTACACAGCTCCATGGAAGATGACGTTTTTTGCAGAGTCCTTTGGCATCAGGTCCCTCCGGACCCCAGCTAGAAAGCTGCTGGAGCTGCTCTTTGACTATAAAATTGAAAAGAAACCCCTGCTGTTTCATGTGTTCAGCAATGGCGGGGTCATGCTTTACCGCTACACCCTAGAGCTCATCCACACGCACGGGCAATTCAGCAGCCTCAAGGTGGTGGGCACCATTTTTGATAGCGCCCCCGGCAGAAGAAACGTGACGGGGAGTCTGCGTGCCTTGGCAGCTGTCTTGGGATCAACTAATGTGCTGCTCAAGTATTGTCTCCTGCTTGTCTTCACCGTCCTGGTGGTGATGCTGCGGATCTTGCTGTATCCAGTGACTCGCTTCTTCCATGAGACCCATTATGATGCCTTGCTGAAGGGGCCTTCGAAGTGGCCTGAGCTCTACCTCTACTCCAAGGGTGACAGGATCATCCTGGCCAGTGACATAGAGCACATGATTGAGGCCCGGAGGCAGCACAGTGTTGCAGTGAGAGCTGTGGACTTCGCAGACTCTGCTCATGTCAGTCACTTGCTGGCATATCCCTCCTATTACATGAGCCTCTGCACTTCTTTCATGTATGACTGCGTTGGACGCTCATAG
- the TMEM53 gene encoding transmembrane protein 53 isoform X2, whose protein sequence is MGNKNDWPVVILLGWAGCRDKHLAKYSTIYHQKGCTVIRYTAPWKMTFFAESFGIRSLRTPARKLLELLFDYKIEKKPLLFHVFSNGGVMLYRYTLELIHTHGQFSSLKVVGTIFDSAPGRRNVTGSLRALAAVLGSTNVLLKYCLLLVFTVLVVMLRILLYPVTRFFHETHYDALLKGPSKWPELYLYSKGDRIILASDIEHMIEARRQHSVAVRAVDFADSAHVSHLLAYPSYYMSLCTSFMYDCVGRS, encoded by the exons ATGGGAAACAAAAATGACTGGCCTGTGGTAATTCtgctggggtgggctggctgcCGTGATAAACACCTGGCAAAATACAGCACCATCTACCATCAGAAG GGGTGCACAGTTATCCGCTACACAGCTCCATGGAAGATGACGTTTTTTGCAGAGTCCTTTGGCATCAGGTCCCTCCGGACCCCAGCTAGAAAGCTGCTGGAGCTGCTCTTTGACTATAAAATTGAAAAGAAACCCCTGCTGTTTCATGTGTTCAGCAATGGCGGGGTCATGCTTTACCGCTACACCCTAGAGCTCATCCACACGCACGGGCAATTCAGCAGCCTCAAGGTGGTGGGCACCATTTTTGATAGCGCCCCCGGCAGAAGAAACGTGACGGGGAGTCTGCGTGCCTTGGCAGCTGTCTTGGGATCAACTAATGTGCTGCTCAAGTATTGTCTCCTGCTTGTCTTCACCGTCCTGGTGGTGATGCTGCGGATCTTGCTGTATCCAGTGACTCGCTTCTTCCATGAGACCCATTATGATGCCTTGCTGAAGGGGCCTTCGAAGTGGCCTGAGCTCTACCTCTACTCCAAGGGTGACAGGATCATCCTGGCCAGTGACATAGAGCACATGATTGAGGCCCGGAGGCAGCACAGTGTTGCAGTGAGAGCTGTGGACTTCGCAGACTCTGCTCATGTCAGTCACTTGCTGGCATATCCCTCCTATTACATGAGCCTCTGCACTTCTTTCATGTATGACTGCGTTGGACGCTCATAG